In Colwellia sp. PAMC 20917, a single genomic region encodes these proteins:
- the atpD gene encoding F0F1 ATP synthase subunit beta, translating to MSTGKVVQIIGAVVDVEFPQNAVPQVYDALKITEGNLSGLVLEVQQQLGGGVVRTIAMGSSDGLRRGLNVENTGENIQVPVGTATLGRIMNVLGEPIDEAGPIGEEEKWSIHRQAPAYADQAMSNELLETGIKVIDLVCPFAKGGKVGLFGGAGVGKTVNMMELIRNIAIEHSGYSVFAGVGERTREGNDFYHEMNDSNVLDKVSLVYGQMNEPPGNRLRVAFTGLTMAEKFRDEGRDVLFFVDNIYRYTLAGTEVSALLGRMPSAVGYQPTLAEEMGVLQERITSTKKGSITSIQAVYVPADDLTDPSPATTFAHLDATVVLSRDIASQGIYPAIDPLDSTSRQLDPLVVGAEHYETARGVQSTLQRYKELKDIIAILGMDELSEEDKLAVNRARKIQRFLSQPFFVAEVFTGSPGKYVSLKNTISGFKGLLAGEYDDLPEQAFYMVGSIEEAVEKAKNM from the coding sequence ATGAGTACAGGTAAAGTCGTCCAAATCATTGGCGCAGTTGTGGATGTAGAATTTCCACAAAATGCTGTACCTCAGGTATATGACGCGTTAAAAATAACTGAAGGTAACCTTAGTGGCTTAGTACTTGAAGTACAACAGCAACTTGGTGGTGGCGTAGTTCGTACTATCGCCATGGGTTCATCTGACGGTTTACGTCGTGGTCTGAATGTAGAAAACACAGGTGAGAACATCCAAGTTCCAGTAGGTACTGCAACTTTGGGTCGCATCATGAACGTATTGGGTGAGCCTATCGATGAAGCTGGCCCAATCGGCGAAGAAGAAAAGTGGTCAATTCACCGCCAAGCGCCAGCCTATGCTGACCAAGCGATGTCAAATGAGCTACTTGAAACTGGTATCAAAGTAATCGATTTAGTTTGTCCATTCGCTAAGGGTGGTAAAGTAGGTTTGTTCGGTGGTGCTGGTGTTGGTAAAACCGTTAACATGATGGAACTTATTCGTAACATCGCGATTGAGCATAGCGGCTACTCAGTATTTGCTGGTGTAGGTGAGCGTACTCGTGAAGGTAACGATTTCTATCATGAAATGAACGATTCAAATGTACTTGATAAAGTATCACTTGTTTACGGTCAAATGAACGAGCCTCCAGGAAACCGTTTACGTGTTGCCTTTACAGGTTTAACAATGGCAGAGAAATTCCGTGACGAAGGTCGTGACGTATTATTCTTTGTTGATAACATTTACCGTTATACATTAGCCGGTACTGAAGTATCTGCACTTCTTGGTCGTATGCCATCAGCGGTTGGTTATCAACCAACTCTTGCTGAAGAAATGGGTGTACTTCAAGAGCGTATTACTTCAACTAAGAAAGGTTCAATCACTTCAATCCAAGCGGTATACGTACCAGCAGATGATTTGACTGATCCCTCTCCAGCTACTACTTTTGCTCACTTAGATGCAACGGTTGTATTGAGTCGTGATATCGCTTCGCAAGGTATTTACCCTGCAATTGACCCACTAGATTCTACTTCTCGTCAACTTGATCCATTAGTTGTTGGCGCTGAGCATTATGAAACTGCCCGTGGTGTTCAATCAACATTACAACGTTACAAAGAACTTAAAGATATTATCGCCATCTTAGGTATGGATGAATTATCTGAAGAAGACAAATTAGCTGTGAATCGTGCACGTAAGATTCAACGCTTTTTATCTCAACCGTTCTTTGTTGCTGAAGTATTCACCGGTTCTCCTGGTAAGTATGTGTCACTTAAAAACACTATCAGTGGTTTTAAAGGCTTACTTGCAGGTGAATACGATGATTTACCTGAGCAAGCTTTTTATATGGTTGGTTCTATCGAAGAAGCAGTTGAAAAAGCTAAAAACATGTAA
- the atpA gene encoding F0F1 ATP synthase subunit alpha: MQLNSTEIAELIKNRIEQFDVVSEARNEGTIVSVTDGIIRIHGLADVMQGEMIELPGSRFAIALNLDRDSVGAVVMGPYADLAEGVKVKSTGRILEVPVGRGLLGRVVNTLGEPIDGKGPIENDGFSPVEVLAPGVIERKSVDQPVQTGIKSIDSMIPIGRGQRELIIGDRQIGKSAIALDAIINQKDTGIKCVYVAIGQKASTVANLVRSLEEHGALDNTIVVVAGASEAAALQYLSAYSGCTMGEYFRDRGEDALIVYDDLSKQAVAYRQISLLLRRPPGREAYPGDVFYLHSRLLERAARVNEAYVEKFTNGAVKGKTGSLTALPIIETQAGDVSAFVPTNVISITDGQIFLESNLFNSGIRPAVNAGISVSRVGGAAQTKIIKKLGGGIRLALAQYAELAAFAQFASDLDDATRAQLEHGQRVTELMKQKQYSPLSIAETAVSLFAAEKGYLNDVEIAKVVDFEDALRTYVNNDHAELMATINEKGDYNKDIESGLAKAIEAFKATQTW, translated from the coding sequence ATGCAACTGAATTCCACTGAAATCGCCGAACTGATCAAAAATCGTATTGAACAGTTTGACGTTGTCAGCGAAGCTCGCAACGAAGGTACTATCGTTTCTGTAACTGACGGTATTATTCGTATACATGGCCTTGCTGATGTAATGCAAGGTGAAATGATCGAACTTCCTGGTAGCCGTTTTGCTATCGCGTTAAACCTTGACCGTGATTCGGTCGGTGCGGTAGTTATGGGTCCATACGCTGACTTAGCTGAAGGCGTAAAAGTTAAAAGTACTGGTCGTATTTTAGAAGTACCAGTAGGTCGTGGTTTATTAGGTCGAGTGGTTAACACTTTGGGTGAGCCTATTGACGGTAAAGGACCTATTGAAAATGATGGTTTTTCTCCTGTTGAAGTTTTAGCACCAGGTGTTATCGAACGTAAATCTGTTGATCAACCTGTACAAACAGGTATTAAATCAATTGATTCAATGATTCCAATTGGCCGTGGCCAACGTGAACTTATCATTGGTGACCGTCAAATTGGTAAGTCTGCCATCGCTTTAGATGCCATTATTAACCAAAAAGATACTGGTATTAAGTGTGTATACGTAGCAATAGGCCAAAAGGCTTCTACAGTTGCTAACTTAGTACGTTCTTTAGAAGAGCACGGCGCGTTAGATAATACTATCGTTGTTGTTGCTGGTGCTTCTGAAGCTGCCGCACTACAGTACTTGTCAGCATATTCTGGCTGTACTATGGGTGAATACTTCCGAGATCGTGGTGAAGATGCATTAATCGTATATGATGATTTGTCGAAACAAGCTGTTGCTTACCGTCAAATTTCATTACTTTTACGTCGTCCACCAGGTCGTGAAGCTTACCCAGGTGACGTTTTCTATCTTCATAGTCGTTTACTTGAACGTGCTGCTCGTGTAAACGAAGCATACGTAGAAAAGTTCACCAATGGTGCAGTTAAAGGTAAAACGGGTTCATTAACGGCTTTACCTATCATTGAAACGCAAGCGGGTGATGTATCTGCTTTCGTACCAACTAACGTAATATCAATTACTGATGGTCAGATTTTCTTAGAGTCTAACCTATTTAACTCAGGTATTCGTCCTGCTGTTAACGCTGGTATTTCTGTTTCTCGTGTTGGTGGTGCTGCGCAAACTAAGATCATCAAGAAGTTAGGTGGTGGTATACGTTTAGCCTTAGCACAATATGCTGAATTGGCTGCATTTGCTCAGTTTGCTTCAGATTTAGATGACGCGACTCGTGCTCAATTAGAGCATGGACAACGTGTTACTGAACTGATGAAGCAAAAGCAATACAGTCCATTGTCAATTGCTGAAACAGCCGTATCGTTATTTGCTGCAGAAAAAGGTTACTTGAACGATGTTGAAATCGCTAAAGTGGTTGATTTTGAAGATGCATTACGCACTTACGTAAACAATGATCACGCTGAGTTGATGGCTACTATCAATGAAAAAGGCGACTATAACAAAGATATCGAGTCTGGTTTAGCGAAAGCGATTGAAGCTTTTAAAGCTACTCAAACTTGGTAA
- the atpG gene encoding F0F1 ATP synthase subunit gamma, whose amino-acid sequence MAGGKEIKSKIGSVKNTQKITSAMEMVAASKMRKAQDNMAASRPYAENMRDVIGRVALGNLEFRHPYMVEREVKRVGYIVVSTDRGLCGGLNINLFKKVLVDAGTHQTAGADVEFAIVGSKATSFFNNIGAKIVSQKSGLGDNPSLTDLIGSVKVMLNAYDSGEIDRLFIVYNKFVNTMTQKPTIDQLLPLPKSDDDAFKHSWDYLYEPDAQVLLEKLLVRYTESQVYQGVVENLACEQAARMVAMKAATDNAGDLIDDLQLVYNKARQASITQELGEICAGAAAV is encoded by the coding sequence ATGGCTGGTGGTAAAGAGATTAAATCAAAGATCGGAAGTGTAAAAAATACACAGAAGATCACCAGCGCAATGGAAATGGTTGCAGCTAGTAAAATGCGCAAAGCGCAAGATAACATGGCTGCATCTCGTCCATACGCTGAGAATATGCGAGATGTGATCGGTCGCGTCGCACTTGGTAATTTAGAATTTCGTCATCCATATATGGTTGAACGTGAAGTCAAGCGTGTAGGTTATATCGTTGTCTCAACAGACCGTGGTTTGTGTGGTGGTTTAAATATTAATTTATTTAAAAAGGTACTTGTTGATGCGGGTACACACCAAACAGCGGGCGCCGATGTTGAATTTGCCATAGTGGGTTCTAAAGCTACGTCATTTTTTAACAATATCGGTGCTAAAATAGTGTCGCAAAAGTCTGGATTAGGTGACAATCCTTCACTAACTGATTTAATTGGTAGTGTTAAGGTGATGTTGAATGCCTATGATAGTGGTGAGATAGATAGATTGTTCATTGTATATAACAAGTTTGTTAATACCATGACGCAAAAACCAACAATCGATCAACTTTTACCTTTGCCTAAGTCAGATGATGACGCATTTAAGCATAGCTGGGATTATTTATACGAACCTGATGCTCAAGTTTTACTTGAAAAACTGCTCGTTCGTTATACGGAATCGCAAGTATATCAAGGTGTGGTTGAAAATCTCGCCTGTGAACAAGCTGCTCGTATGGTTGCAATGAAAGCTGCAACAGATAATGCGGGTGACTTAATTGATGATTTACAATTGGTATATAACAAAGCGCGTCAAGCAAGTATTACTCAAGAATTGGGTGAAATCTGTGCTGGTGCAGCAGCGGTATAA
- a CDS encoding F0F1 ATP synthase subunit epsilon, whose product MSAMTVNLNVVSAEENLFSGRIESLQITGSEGELGIMPGHAPLLTSLKPGMARIVKYGGSVDVIYLSGGMLEVQPNNVTVLADIAIRADDLDEKEVLEAKQRAEKHMNAHGGDVGFAEVAAELARVTAQLRVIQASNKKV is encoded by the coding sequence ATGTCAGCAATGACGGTAAATCTAAATGTAGTAAGTGCAGAAGAGAATCTATTCTCTGGACGTATTGAATCATTACAGATCACAGGTTCAGAAGGTGAACTAGGTATTATGCCTGGTCACGCACCTTTATTGACCTCGCTAAAACCTGGTATGGCTCGTATTGTTAAATATGGTGGCTCAGTAGATGTTATATATCTTTCTGGCGGCATGTTAGAAGTTCAACCAAATAACGTAACCGTATTAGCTGATATAGCGATACGTGCAGATGATTTGGATGAAAAAGAAGTATTAGAAGCTAAGCAACGTGCAGAAAAACACATGAACGCCCATGGCGGAGATGTTGGTTTTGCTGAAGTTGCGGCTGAATTAGCGCGAGTAACTGCGCAATTACGCGTAATACAAGCGTCTAATAAGAAAGTCTAA